The Verrucomicrobiia bacterium genome includes a window with the following:
- the ctaD gene encoding cytochrome c oxidase subunit I — protein sequence MNELAPATHTHTSAPAESYLDEHTVRSWLLTTDHKRIGVLYLISIVFYFLVAAVAVGIMRIELLHPHGTLLLNETYNKLFTLHGVLMVWFFLIPSIPSALGNFIIPIMIGARDVAFPKLNLLSWYLFMIGGGFVLYSIMIGGVDTGWTFYTPFSSTYSNTHVLTMVFGVFIAGFSSILTGLNFIITIHKMRAPGMRWFRMPLFLWSLYSTSIILVLATPVLAITLLLMAVERVWGIGIFDPRLGGDPILFQHLFWFYSHPAVYIMVLPSMGVVSELMAAFTRKEVFGYEWVAGASVAIAVVGFLVWGHHMFVSSQSIYAGMVFSILSFIVAVPSGIKVFNWTATLYQGSISFETPMIYALGFIGLFAIGGLTGLFLAALAVDVHVTDTYFVVAHFHYIMVGGAVMGFMGGLHYWWPKITGRLYPEAFGRLAAIVTFIGFNFTFFPQFVMGYLGMPRRYHNYAPEFQVYHVLSTAGASILGIGYLLPVIYLLWSLRYGKKAPANPWHATGLEWQTTSPPPKHNFDETPVVTGPPYDYTEDFEPKPSGVLHA from the coding sequence ATGAACGAACTCGCCCCCGCAACTCACACTCACACAAGCGCCCCGGCTGAATCGTATCTGGACGAACATACGGTGCGCTCGTGGTTGTTGACCACCGACCACAAACGCATCGGCGTGTTGTATCTCATTTCCATCGTGTTTTATTTTCTCGTGGCGGCGGTGGCGGTGGGAATCATGCGCATCGAATTGCTGCATCCGCATGGCACGCTTTTGCTCAACGAAACTTATAATAAACTTTTCACGCTTCACGGCGTCCTGATGGTTTGGTTTTTTCTCATTCCGTCCATTCCTTCCGCGTTGGGAAATTTCATCATCCCGATCATGATCGGGGCGCGCGACGTCGCGTTTCCAAAACTCAATCTGCTGAGCTGGTATTTATTCATGATCGGCGGCGGGTTCGTGCTTTACTCGATCATGATCGGCGGGGTGGATACGGGCTGGACTTTTTACACGCCGTTCAGCAGCACGTATTCGAACACGCACGTGCTGACGATGGTCTTCGGCGTTTTCATCGCGGGCTTCAGTTCCATTCTCACGGGCCTGAATTTCATCATCACGATTCACAAAATGCGCGCGCCGGGAATGCGCTGGTTTCGCATGCCGCTGTTTTTATGGTCGCTTTATTCGACGAGCATCATTCTTGTTCTCGCGACGCCTGTGCTCGCGATCACGCTTTTGCTGATGGCGGTCGAACGCGTTTGGGGCATCGGTATTTTTGATCCGCGACTCGGCGGCGATCCAATTTTATTTCAACACTTGTTTTGGTTTTATTCGCATCCGGCGGTTTACATCATGGTGCTGCCGTCCATGGGGGTGGTGAGCGAATTGATGGCGGCGTTCACACGCAAGGAGGTTTTTGGATACGAATGGGTCGCGGGCGCGAGCGTGGCCATCGCAGTGGTCGGCTTTCTCGTGTGGGGCCATCACATGTTCGTAAGCAGCCAATCCATTTATGCGGGCATGGTGTTTTCCATTTTGAGTTTTATCGTGGCGGTGCCTTCGGGGATCAAGGTCTTCAACTGGACCGCCACGCTTTATCAAGGCTCGATTTCGTTTGAGACACCGATGATTTATGCGCTGGGTTTTATTGGGCTGTTCGCCATCGGCGGATTGACGGGACTTTTTCTCGCGGCGCTGGCGGTGGATGTACATGTGACGGACACCTATTTCGTCGTAGCGCATTTTCATTACATCATGGTCGGCGGGGCGGTGATGGGCTTCATGGGCGGGCTGCATTATTGGTGGCCGAAAATCACCGGGCGGCTTTATCCCGAGGCGTTTGGGCGGCTCGCGGCGATCGTGACGTTCATCGGTTTCAATTTCACTTTCTTTCCGCAATTCGTCATGGGCTATCTCGGCATGCCGCGGCGCTATCACAATTATGCGCCGGAATTTCAAGTGTATCACGTGCTCTCCACCGCCGGCGCGTCCATCCTGGGCATCGGATATTTATTGCCGGTGATTTATTTGCTGTGGTCGTTGCGCTACGGAAAAAAAGCGCCGGCGAATCCCTGGCACGCGACGGGTCTCGAATGGCAAACCACTTCGCCGCCGCCCAAGCATAATTTTGACGAGACGCCGGTGGTCACGGGACCGCCGTACGATTACACCGAAGATTTTGAACCGAAACCGTCGGGGGTGCTCCATGCCTGA
- the coxB gene encoding cytochrome c oxidase subunit II, whose product MKLPFFPIAASHMAERVDRLYLGLLLISAFFLALIFLPMLYFLFKYRRGKMLSHRKLKFATWKLEVIWTLIPLFMLLCLFGWAATIYYDEERPPARTLEAFVVAKQWMWKIQHAEGNREINELHVPTGQAVKLTMTSEDVIHSFYIPAMRLKQDVVPGRYVTEWFEPTRPGTYHLFCAEFCGADHSLMGGNIVVMKPADYQAWLNAGRPVDNLAATGEHLFREFGCSGCHQNSTVVHAPRLEGVFGKPVPLQGGAITTADEQYIRDSILLPASQIAVGYSNVMPSYTGRVSEEQLIQLIAYIKSLGNQTPPEETK is encoded by the coding sequence ATGAAACTGCCCTTCTTCCCCATCGCAGCCTCGCACATGGCGGAGCGGGTGGACCGGCTGTACCTCGGCCTGTTGCTCATCAGCGCATTTTTTCTCGCGCTCATTTTCCTGCCGATGCTTTATTTTCTTTTCAAATATCGCCGCGGCAAGATGCTTTCGCATCGCAAACTTAAATTTGCGACTTGGAAACTTGAAGTCATCTGGACGCTTATTCCCCTTTTCATGCTGCTCTGTTTGTTCGGCTGGGCGGCAACGATTTATTATGACGAAGAACGGCCGCCCGCCCGCACCCTGGAAGCCTTCGTCGTCGCGAAACAATGGATGTGGAAAATCCAGCACGCCGAGGGCAATCGCGAAATCAACGAGCTTCACGTGCCCACCGGCCAAGCCGTCAAACTCACGATGACCTCGGAGGATGTCATCCACAGTTTTTATATTCCCGCGATGCGATTGAAGCAGGACGTCGTGCCGGGGCGTTACGTGACGGAGTGGTTCGAGCCGACGCGGCCCGGCACGTATCATTTGTTCTGCGCGGAATTTTGCGGCGCCGACCATTCGCTGATGGGCGGCAATATTGTGGTGATGAAACCCGCCGATTATCAGGCGTGGCTGAACGCGGGCCGGCCGGTGGATAATCTGGCCGCCACAGGCGAACATCTTTTTCGCGAGTTTGGTTGCAGCGGCTGTCATCAGAACAGCACGGTCGTTCACGCGCCGAGACTGGAGGGAGTTTTCGGAAAGCCGGTGCCGTTGCAGGGCGGCGCGATTACCACCGCTGATGAACAATACATTCGCGATTCGATTCTTTTGCCCGCCTCGCAAATCGCCGTGGGTTATTCGAATGTCATGCCCTCCTATACGGGCCGCGTTTCCGAGGAGCAACTGATTCAACTCATCGCTTACATCAAAAGCCTCGGCAACCAGACGCCGCCGGAGGAAACCAAATGA
- a CDS encoding SCO family protein translates to MTDDTLKRITFTQKPGAQISLDTTFRDENGNAIKLADCFHKKPVILVMGYYGCPMLCTFVLNGLIGSLQNLDLKIGDEFDVVDVSIDPGETPALAAAKKKSYLRRYGRPDAAASWHFLTGDEPAIRKLAGEVGFNYAYDARIHQYAHPSGLVILTPDGKVSHYLSGVIYSPERLKNALADASVKKIGSPVRDLFLLCFHYSPITGKYGALIMGTVRVCGVAVLAALAISIVMMIRRENKTAKAAGDKTV, encoded by the coding sequence GTGACTGATGATACACTGAAGCGCATTACGTTTACTCAAAAACCGGGTGCGCAAATTTCCCTCGATACCACATTCCGCGATGAAAACGGCAATGCCATCAAGCTCGCCGATTGCTTCCACAAAAAGCCGGTCATTCTCGTGATGGGTTATTACGGCTGCCCGATGCTTTGCACATTTGTCCTGAACGGCCTGATCGGCAGCCTGCAAAATCTCGACCTTAAAATCGGCGATGAATTTGACGTCGTGGATGTGAGCATTGATCCCGGTGAAACGCCCGCGCTCGCGGCTGCCAAGAAAAAATCCTACCTCCGGCGTTATGGCCGCCCGGATGCCGCCGCAAGCTGGCATTTCCTCACCGGTGATGAACCCGCGATCCGCAAACTCGCGGGCGAAGTCGGATTCAATTATGCCTACGATGCGCGCATCCATCAATACGCGCATCCGAGCGGGCTGGTCATTCTCACGCCGGATGGGAAAGTTTCGCATTATCTGTCAGGCGTCATTTATTCGCCGGAGCGGTTAAAGAACGCCCTGGCCGATGCCTCGGTCAAAAAAATCGGCTCACCGGTGCGCGATCTTTTTCTGCTGTGTTTTCATTACAGTCCGATCACCGGTAAATATGGCGCGCTCATCATGGGCACGGTTCGGGTTTGCGGCGTTGCGGTGCTTGCCGCGCTTGCCATCAGCATCGTCATGATGATCCGGCGCGAAAATAAAACTGCCAAAGCGGCCGGCGACAAAACTGTCTGA
- a CDS encoding cytochrome c — protein sequence MKRVAITFLLLSLGLTACRRDMFNQPRSNPLASSDFFADGAASRPLVPGTIPRGHLEADEAFYTGKIGTNLVNQFPVAVTRELLERGQQRYDIYCAVCHDANGEGHGVVVQRGFPAPPSYHIDRLRQAPPGYFFNVITHGYGVMYSYAARVEPPDRWAIAAYIRALQLSHDARLNDVPSNERANLSEEHR from the coding sequence ATGAAACGGGTTGCGATCACATTTCTTTTGCTTTCGCTCGGTCTCACCGCCTGCCGCCGCGACATGTTCAATCAACCCCGCAGCAATCCGCTCGCGAGCAGTGATTTCTTTGCCGATGGCGCAGCATCGCGTCCGCTCGTTCCCGGAACTATTCCGCGCGGACATCTGGAAGCTGACGAAGCTTTTTATACCGGCAAAATCGGCACGAATCTGGTGAATCAATTTCCCGTGGCCGTCACGCGCGAATTACTCGAACGCGGGCAGCAGCGTTACGATATTTATTGCGCCGTTTGCCACGATGCCAATGGCGAAGGCCATGGCGTGGTGGTGCAACGCGGTTTTCCCGCGCCGCCTTCGTATCACATTGATCGCTTGCGCCAGGCGCCGCCGGGATATTTTTTCAATGTCATCACGCACGGTTACGGCGTGATGTATAGCTATGCCGCGCGCGTCGAGCCGCCGGATCGCTGGGCCATCGCCGCCTACATCCGCGCGTTGCAACTCAGCCACGACGCCCGACTAAATGATGTTCCGTCGAACGAACGCGCCAATTTATCGGAGGAACACCGATGA
- a CDS encoding DUF3341 domain-containing protein, translated as MKQRYELYGLMAEFTEADEVLAAAQRCREAGYRRMDAFTPFPIEGLAEAVGQSRTRVPLIVLLCGIIGGAGGYFMQWYATVVDYPLNIGGRPFHSWPSYIPITFELTILCASIGGLIGMILLNRLPQPYHPAFNAPDFNRASQDRFFLCVEAADPKFDLPATKSFLLTLHPERVSEVEK; from the coding sequence ATGAAGCAGCGCTACGAACTTTATGGCTTGATGGCTGAATTCACCGAGGCGGATGAAGTCCTCGCCGCCGCGCAACGCTGCCGTGAAGCGGGCTATCGGCGCATGGATGCCTTTACTCCGTTTCCTATCGAAGGGCTGGCCGAGGCTGTTGGTCAATCGCGTACGAGGGTTCCGCTGATCGTGCTGCTTTGCGGCATCATTGGCGGGGCGGGTGGATATTTCATGCAATGGTACGCCACGGTGGTTGATTATCCGCTCAATATTGGCGGACGGCCGTTTCATAGCTGGCCTTCCTATATCCCCATCACGTTTGAACTTACGATTCTTTGCGCTTCGATTGGCGGACTTATCGGCATGATCCTGTTGAACCGTTTGCCGCAGCCGTATCATCCCGCTTTCAATGCGCCGGATTTCAACCGCGCGTCGCAGGACCGCTTTTTTCTTTGTGTCGAAGCGGCCGATCCCAAATTTGATTTGCCGGCCACGAAAAGCTTTTTACTGACGCTGCATCCGGAAAGAGTTTCAGAGGTGGAGAAATGA
- the nrfD gene encoding NrfD/PsrC family molybdoenzyme membrane anchor subunit has translation MPDEELQPSHVTERRPAVALLGYPTQILAPGQTYASVTEEISSIVLTRKHPRSWWFGFAIAFGLLMMFLFAVTVLLFRGVGIWGINIPVAWGFAIVNFVWWVGIGHAGTFISAILLLLLQKWRTAINRLTEAMTLFAVACAGLFPLLHLGRPFVFFWLFPYPDTMDLWPQFRSPLVWDVFAVSTYFTVSLIFWYVGLLPDLATLRDRATTRPKQWIYGMLALGWRGSAVHWQRHQSLYLLLAGLATPLVLSVHSVVSFDFAVAMVPGWHSTIFPPYFVAGAIYSGFAMVLNILIPIRKLYGLEGLIPMRYLNNMANVMLATGWMVTYGYIMEAFMAWYSGDVFERSMMWNRAFGPYGWVFWMLILFNCVIPQLLWSRRVRTNLVGLFCVALFINVGMWIERFVIVISSLSRDFTPSAWHIFIPTKWDLMTLFGSMGLFFTLLFLFIRFLPLMSISEVRKLVSEEKEAKP, from the coding sequence ATGCCCGACGAAGAACTTCAACCCAGCCATGTCACCGAGCGCCGGCCCGCGGTCGCGCTGTTGGGTTATCCCACGCAGATCCTCGCGCCGGGCCAGACCTATGCCTCGGTCACGGAGGAAATCAGCTCGATCGTGCTCACGCGAAAACATCCACGCAGTTGGTGGTTCGGTTTCGCCATCGCGTTTGGATTGCTGATGATGTTTTTATTCGCGGTGACGGTGCTGCTGTTTCGCGGCGTTGGCATCTGGGGGATCAATATTCCTGTGGCGTGGGGTTTTGCCATCGTCAATTTCGTGTGGTGGGTCGGTATCGGTCACGCCGGAACTTTCATCTCCGCCATTTTGCTTTTGCTGCTGCAAAAATGGCGCACTGCCATCAATCGCCTGACCGAAGCGATGACTCTTTTCGCCGTGGCTTGCGCCGGTTTATTTCCGCTGCTTCACCTCGGACGTCCCTTCGTTTTCTTCTGGCTGTTTCCGTATCCCGACACGATGGATTTGTGGCCGCAATTTCGCAGTCCGCTGGTCTGGGATGTTTTCGCCGTCAGCACCTATTTCACGGTCTCGTTGATTTTCTGGTATGTCGGTTTGCTTCCCGATCTCGCGACTTTGCGCGACCGCGCTACTACGCGGCCAAAGCAATGGATTTACGGGATGCTCGCGTTGGGCTGGCGCGGCAGCGCGGTCCACTGGCAGCGCCATCAATCGCTTTATCTTTTGCTCGCGGGACTTGCGACGCCGCTGGTGCTTTCCGTGCATAGCGTGGTGAGTTTTGATTTCGCCGTTGCGATGGTTCCGGGATGGCACTCGACGATTTTTCCACCGTACTTTGTGGCAGGCGCGATTTATTCCGGCTTTGCGATGGTACTGAATATTCTCATTCCGATTCGCAAACTTTACGGACTGGAAGGGCTCATCCCCATGCGTTATCTGAACAACATGGCGAACGTCATGCTCGCTACGGGATGGATGGTCACTTACGGCTACATCATGGAGGCGTTCATGGCGTGGTACAGCGGCGATGTCTTTGAACGCTCGATGATGTGGAACCGCGCGTTCGGCCCGTATGGCTGGGTGTTCTGGATGCTGATTCTTTTCAACTGCGTCATCCCGCAACTGCTCTGGTCGCGCCGCGTGCGGACGAATCTGGTTGGCCTTTTCTGCGTGGCGCTTTTCATCAACGTGGGCATGTGGATTGAGCGGTTCGTCATTGTCATTTCCTCGTTGAGCCGCGATTTCACGCCTTCGGCGTGGCATATTTTCATTCCGACGAAGTGGGACTTGATGACGTTGTTCGGCAGCATGGGATTATTTTTCACGCTGCTCTTTTTGTTCATTCGCTTTCTGCCGCTGATGAGCATCAGCGAAGTGCGCAAGCTGGTCTCCGAAGAAAAGGAGGCCAAGCCATGA
- a CDS encoding TAT-variant-translocated molybdopterin oxidoreductase — protein MKPRATSAHDLAALRTRLTAARGSEYWRSLDELAHTPEFQNYLHREFPAQASEWPDGASRRQFLKLMGASFALAGLTACTRQPINEIVPYVKQPEEIVPGKPLFFATAIEHDGFATGLLVESHEGHPTKIEGNPDHPTSLGAAGIFEQASILDLYDPDRSQAILNAGEISTWDAFLGAINSALAAQKTNQGAGIRVLTETITSPTLAAQIQTLLKKFPRAQWHQHQAISRDNVRAGSQLAFGEIVEPQYHFEKARIIVSLDSDFLFSHPQKLRHARDFAASRRIKDGRAEMSRFYAAESSPTITGAAADHRLPINSSEIENLARHLFAQIQNQSTPSSLDSSATRWLNAVASDLKQNSGANIIIAGESQPPVVHAIAQALNEALGNVGNTITYTASAEAAPIDQLASLKQLSQEMLAGQVELLVILGGNPVYTAPADIAFVNALTHVKTAIHLSPDVNETSTLCHWHIPQTHFLEAWSDTRASDGTISIVQPLIQPLYAGRSAHEVLAALIAQPVTSNYEIVREHWRQQNIWGDFEIGWRKSVHDGVIADSQSPPKSVRLKFELPPATVPAGNSDALEISFRPDPSLWDGRFANNGWLQELPKPITKLSWDNAALISPALAQKEKLANGDVIELLLNGRTLRAPVLVQPGQAENSIAVYLGHGRARVGHVGQGSGFNVYPLRASTAMWFSRGLEISKTGETYVPATTQLQNSVEGRDILFTGTVDDLRRDSHFVEAKIKSEGSDIPARDDTLYHPHEHDYNGYRWGMAIDLNTCIGCNACAIACQSENNIPVVGREQVRIGRNMLWIRVDNYFRGAPENPEVNNMPVPCMHCENAPCELVCPVGATVHDHEGLNLMVYNRCVGTRYCSNNCPYKVRRFNFLQFSDYHTPSLKLMRNPNVTVRSRGVMEKCSYCVQRISAARINAEIQNRPLRDGEVVTACQQACPAEAIVFGNIADPNSAVSKTKASALDYQMLGTLNTRPRTTYGAKLRNPNPQLESPA, from the coding sequence ATGAAACCGCGCGCGACATCTGCTCACGACCTTGCCGCCCTGCGCACGCGCCTGACCGCTGCGCGCGGCTCGGAATATTGGCGAAGCCTCGATGAACTGGCACACACGCCGGAGTTTCAAAACTATCTTCATCGCGAATTTCCCGCGCAAGCGTCCGAATGGCCGGATGGCGCGAGCCGGCGGCAATTTTTGAAATTGATGGGCGCGTCATTTGCCCTCGCCGGACTCACCGCCTGCACGCGCCAGCCGATCAACGAAATCGTGCCTTACGTCAAACAGCCGGAGGAAATCGTTCCCGGCAAACCTTTGTTTTTTGCGACTGCGATTGAGCACGATGGTTTCGCGACCGGCCTGCTCGTCGAAAGCCATGAAGGTCATCCGACCAAAATCGAAGGCAACCCGGATCATCCCACGAGTCTTGGTGCAGCCGGGATTTTTGAGCAGGCTTCCATTCTCGATCTTTACGATCCCGATCGTTCGCAAGCCATTCTCAACGCCGGTGAGATCAGCACGTGGGACGCATTTCTCGGCGCAATCAATTCCGCGCTCGCGGCGCAAAAAACAAACCAGGGCGCGGGTATTCGTGTGCTCACAGAAACGATCACGTCCCCCACCCTCGCCGCACAAATTCAAACGCTGCTGAAAAAGTTTCCTCGCGCCCAATGGCATCAGCATCAAGCCATCTCCCGCGATAATGTGCGCGCTGGTTCGCAACTTGCCTTTGGCGAAATCGTCGAACCGCAATATCACTTTGAAAAGGCCCGCATCATTGTTTCGCTCGATTCCGATTTCCTTTTTTCGCATCCCCAAAAACTTCGCCATGCCCGCGACTTTGCCGCTTCTCGCCGAATAAAAGATGGCCGCGCGGAAATGAGCCGGTTTTATGCTGCCGAAAGTTCGCCGACGATCACCGGTGCCGCCGCAGATCATCGGCTTCCGATCAATTCGTCCGAAATCGAAAATCTCGCACGTCATCTTTTCGCTCAAATCCAAAATCAATCCACGCCCTCATCGCTCGACTCGTCAGCGACACGCTGGCTCAACGCCGTTGCGTCCGACCTCAAACAAAATTCCGGCGCAAACATCATCATCGCTGGCGAGTCTCAACCGCCCGTCGTCCATGCCATCGCCCAAGCGCTTAATGAAGCTCTTGGCAATGTTGGAAACACCATTACTTATACCGCTTCAGCCGAAGCCGCGCCGATTGATCAGCTTGCCTCGCTGAAACAACTTTCGCAGGAAATGTTGGCGGGTCAGGTCGAATTGCTCGTCATCCTCGGCGGAAATCCGGTTTATACCGCGCCCGCAGACATCGCGTTTGTGAATGCGCTCACGCATGTCAAAACCGCGATTCATCTGAGCCCGGATGTCAACGAGACTTCCACGCTCTGCCACTGGCATATTCCGCAAACGCATTTTCTCGAAGCCTGGAGCGACACGCGCGCCAGCGATGGCACCATTTCCATCGTCCAGCCGCTCATCCAGCCGCTTTATGCGGGCCGTTCGGCGCATGAAGTTCTCGCCGCGCTGATTGCGCAACCGGTTACGTCTAACTACGAAATCGTTCGTGAGCATTGGCGGCAGCAAAATATTTGGGGCGACTTTGAAATCGGTTGGCGCAAATCCGTTCATGACGGAGTCATCGCGGATTCTCAGTCGCCGCCGAAATCGGTTCGATTGAAATTTGAATTGCCACCCGCGACGGTTCCTGCGGGAAATTCCGACGCCCTCGAAATTTCTTTCCGCCCCGATCCTTCTTTGTGGGACGGACGTTTCGCGAACAACGGCTGGCTTCAGGAACTGCCCAAGCCCATTACGAAACTTTCGTGGGACAACGCCGCGCTCATCAGTCCCGCGCTGGCCCAAAAGGAAAAACTCGCGAATGGCGATGTTATCGAACTTCTTTTGAACGGACGCACTTTGCGCGCTCCTGTTCTCGTGCAACCTGGCCAGGCGGAAAATTCCATCGCCGTTTATCTGGGTCACGGGCGCGCGCGCGTTGGCCACGTCGGCCAAGGCTCGGGGTTCAATGTGTATCCGCTGCGCGCTTCGACTGCGATGTGGTTTTCGCGAGGTCTGGAGATTTCCAAAACGGGTGAGACGTACGTGCCGGCAACCACGCAACTGCAAAATTCGGTTGAAGGCCGCGATATTTTATTCACGGGCACGGTGGATGACTTGCGCCGCGATTCCCATTTCGTTGAAGCGAAAATCAAATCGGAAGGCTCCGACATTCCCGCGCGCGACGACACGCTCTACCACCCGCACGAGCACGACTACAATGGTTATCGCTGGGGCATGGCGATTGACCTGAACACGTGTATCGGCTGCAACGCCTGTGCCATCGCCTGCCAATCGGAAAATAATATTCCGGTGGTCGGCCGCGAGCAGGTGCGCATCGGCCGCAACATGCTTTGGATTCGCGTGGATAATTATTTCCGCGGCGCGCCGGAAAATCCCGAGGTCAACAACATGCCCGTGCCTTGCATGCATTGTGAGAATGCGCCGTGCGAGTTGGTCTGCCCGGTTGGCGCAACGGTTCACGATCACGAGGGCCTCAATCTCATGGTTTACAACCGGTGCGTCGGCACGCGTTATTGTTCGAATAATTGTCCCTACAAAGTTCGCCGGTTCAACTTCCTGCAATTTTCCGATTACCACACGCCGAGCTTGAAGCTGATGCGCAATCCGAACGTGACCGTCCGTTCGCGCGGCGTGATGGAAAAATGCAGCTACTGTGTGCAACGTATCAGCGCGGCGCGCATCAACGCGGAAATTCAAAATCGTCCCCTGCGCGATGGCGAAGTTGTCACCGCATGCCAGCAGGCTTGCCCCGCCGAGGCCATTGTCTTCGGCAACATTGCCGATCCCAACAGCGCCGTTTCCAAAACCAAGGCGAGCGCGCTGGATTATCAAATGCTCGGCACGTTGAACACGCGCCCGCGCACGACTTACGGCGCGAAATTGCGCAATCCGAATCCGCAACTCGAATCACCCGCGTAA
- a CDS encoding cytochrome c3 family protein, whose amino-acid sequence MPQIFHRRTNTIARASILGAAGLLCFSGWLLHAVYWSPYTTLVKVPIPQPVPFSHKHHVGDIGIDCRYCHTSVEKSAFAGLPPSETCMTCHSQLFTTAPLLEPVRQSLATSTPIHWKRVNYVPDFVFFNHSIHVNKGIGCATCHGAVDEMPLTWKNETLYMRWCLNCHRDPAKFIRPRTEVFNLHWQPPANEPARGQSLVAAYHVNTTQMTDCSLCHR is encoded by the coding sequence ATGCCTCAGATTTTTCACCGACGCACAAATACGATCGCGCGCGCCAGCATCCTCGGGGCGGCGGGACTTTTGTGCTTCAGTGGCTGGCTGCTGCACGCGGTTTATTGGTCGCCCTATACCACGCTTGTGAAAGTGCCCATTCCGCAACCGGTTCCCTTCAGCCATAAACATCATGTCGGCGACATCGGCATTGACTGTCGCTACTGCCATACGTCGGTCGAGAAATCCGCGTTCGCCGGTTTGCCGCCCAGCGAAACCTGCATGACCTGTCACTCGCAACTGTTCACCACCGCGCCTTTGCTCGAACCGGTTCGCCAAAGCCTCGCCACCAGCACGCCGATTCATTGGAAACGCGTCAATTATGTTCCTGATTTTGTGTTCTTCAATCACAGCATTCACGTCAATAAAGGAATCGGTTGCGCCACCTGCCACGGCGCGGTGGATGAGATGCCGCTCACTTGGAAAAATGAAACGCTCTACATGCGCTGGTGCCTGAACTGCCATCGCGATCCGGCGAAGTTCATTCGTCCGCGGACGGAAGTTTTCAATCTTCATTGGCAGCCGCCGGCCAACGAACCCGCTCGCGGCCAATCGCTCGTCGCCGCTTATCACGTGAACACCACGCAAATGACGGATTGCAGCTTGTGTCACCGATGA